In Solenopsis invicta isolate M01_SB chromosome 1, UNIL_Sinv_3.0, whole genome shotgun sequence, one genomic interval encodes:
- the LOC120358425 gene encoding uncharacterized protein LOC120358425, whose amino-acid sequence MCVPSRRGLQRLQRIRQPNIKLKELLSCVCREYGKNIRVKAIRVKALFSHPRSCEYPRREYDAEALLQRATASHVVLFTELVPSPLTSPDSFHHYQAHNLTTTTTSGRAALRPPPSHHHHHHHHHRHAARRCAAATARCPQQRHRDHHLARRQNERWKRWIKRDGERSSEDSTESVESPWNFEREDARAPNTRRDSWKLHFVDAARHNDSPCPAKRRKLRGKERERARESNVERAVNVSAADDARRGRGARAQATKYGGEHGPAAAYLHDA is encoded by the exons ATGTGCGTGCCCAGTAGACGTGGTCTTCAACGTCTGCAAC GTATCCGGCAgcctaatataaaattaaaagagctCCTCTCATGCGTGTGTCGCGAGTATGGGAAAAATATCAGGGTTAAAGCTATCAGGGTTAAAGCTCTCTTCTCTCATCCGCGCTCATGCGAGTACCCGCGGCGCGAATACGACGCTGAAGCGTTGTTACAGCGTGCAACTGCCTCTCACGTCGTTTTGTTCACTGAACTAGTTCCCTCTCCTCTTACCTCGCCCGATTCATTCCATCACTACCAAGCTCACAATCTTACCACCACTACTACTAGtggccgcgccgcgctgcgacCACCACCAtctcaccaccaccaccaccaccatcatcatCGCCATGCAGCGCGTCGTTGTGCGGCCGCAACAGCGCGATGCCCACAGCAACGTCATCGAGATCACCATCTCGCTAGGAGACAGAACGAGAGGTGGAAGCGGTGGATCAAGAGAGACGGCGAGCGTTCAAGTGAGGATTCCACCGAATCCGTCGAATCACCATGGAATTTCGAGCGGGAAGACGCGCGAGCCCCTAATACGAG GAGGGACTCGTGGAAACTCCACTTTGTAGACGCGGCACGGCACAACGACTCGCCGTGCCCGGCGAAGAGGAGAAAGCTAAgggggaaagaaagagagagagcgagagagagcaaCGTCGAGCGCGCCGTGAATGTAAGCGCAGCGGATGATGCGAGGAGAGGACGTGGAGCGCGCGCGCAGGCCACGAAGTACGGAGGAGAACACGGACCGGCC